From the bacterium genome, the window GTTGAGGAACAGGTTATGGTGCTCTATGTGGGCACAAGAAACTATCTTGACGATATACCAACCGAGGCAGTTGAACGATTCGCGGAGGAATTCCTTTCATTTATGAGGGAACATTACCCCCATATCGGAGCGACGATAAAGAAGGAAAAGGAGATTTCCCCTCAATTAGAGGAAGAGCTGAAGAAGGCAATTAACCATTTCAAGGAGGTATTTCAAATAGATGCCGGGAAAAAGCTTGCGTGAGCTGAGAAGAAGGATAAAGGCTGTAATGGGAATTGAGAAGCTGACCGATGCTATGAAGAAGGTAGCCACCGCCCGCCTACATCGCTTTCAACGCCAACTCCTCTCCTCCCGCCCATATACCGATACCCTCTTCTCTATGACCGAGAGCATCCTATTCCCCTCTCTTTCCCATCCCTTCTTCCAGGAGAGGAAGGTAAAGAGGGCGGGAATAATCGCTATAACCTCAGAGCGAGGGCTCTGCGGTGGCTACAATATGAACATATTCAGGGAGGTTGAGAATTTAGCCAAAGGTTTTCCCGATGTCCTCCTATTTATAGTAGGTAGAATGGGGCAAAGGCATTTCTCCCGCCTTTCCTTTAAAATAGCAGGAAGCTTTCCCTTTCCTCCAATCGGCTTTACCTTAAAAGATGTCTCGCCCATTTGGGAAGCGAGCTTGAACTCTTTTTTAAAGGGAGAAATTGACACTCTTTATATAGTTTACACTCATTTCCATTCTCCATCCGCCCTTCTTCCCGCTACTCGTCGTCTTCTGCCTTTGGAAAGAAAGGC encodes:
- the atpG gene encoding ATP synthase F1 subunit gamma, with translation MPGKSLRELRRRIKAVMGIEKLTDAMKKVATARLHRFQRQLLSSRPYTDTLFSMTESILFPSLSHPFFQERKVKRAGIIAITSERGLCGGYNMNIFREVENLAKGFPDVLLFIVGRMGQRHFSRLSFKIAGSFPFPPIGFTLKDVSPIWEASLNSFLKGEIDTLYIVYTHFHSPSALLPATRRLLPLERKAEEREFIFEPKIGVLLDHLLSHYLHTQIYRAILESATSEQSARFIAMDMATQNANRLLHSLRIQYNKERQAQITKEITEIVGGAEVLRRG